The Capsicum annuum cultivar UCD-10X-F1 chromosome 3, UCD10Xv1.1, whole genome shotgun sequence genomic sequence ACTGATCCTCCATTATTATATCTATTCTCGGCTACAGTATAGTAGTATTATTATTGCTTTGATAAAAGGTACATTTTCCGAAAATGTGCAGCAAACATTTCAAAGAAGAAGACATCTCTTCCCTGTCTTCTTAAGAGTTTGTTTTACAGGGCAAAAGAACTGCAATTCATCATCAGTACTATTGTCCTCCAAGGATGTCTTCTGCTACTTATGGCATTCTCTTATTCTATCTCATTGCGGCCTCCTTCTCACCTCTAATTACTGCCCACCTCAATCTTACCCTTCCTCACCAACACCCTTACCCTGAATCTGTGGTCCAGCAAGTACAGAGGTAAGTAATATGCTCTCCTTGTAACTCAGATTCCCTTCTGCTCCTTATCTGGGTTTTCCAATAAAAACTCACTTTAGTTCAATTTCATGTTATGCATCTGCCTGATTTTGACAGATTTTTTTCTCCATTCTCTTGCTACAGGAAGGTCAATGAGTCCATTGAAAGAAGACAAATACTGGAGACAGTAAGAGAAAACAAATGTCCGACTGGAAACCCAATAGACGATTGCTGGCAATGCGACCCAAACTGGGATAAAAACCGGCAAAGGCTAGCTGACTGCGCTATTGGTTTCGGCCAGGGTGCAATGGGTGGAAAAGGAGGTCAGATCTACATAGTCTCTGATTCCTCCGACAGAGACACCGTGAACCCATCTCCCGGCACTCTCCGGCACGCTGTTGTTCAAGAAGAACCCCTGTGGATCGTCTTTGCAGCAGACATGGTGATAAAGCTAAAGCACGAGCTTATTATTAACAACTACAAGACCATCGACGGGCGGGGCGCAAACGTTCACATTACCGGCAGTGGCTGCATTACATTACAGTATGTGAGTAATGTGATTATACACAATGTCCATATTTACAATTGTGTCCCATCAGGAAATACTAACATAAGGTCGAGCCCTACACACGTTGGGTGGAGAGGCAAATCGGACGGTGATGGGATATCCATCTTTGGATCTCGAAATATCTGGATTGATCACTGTGCATTATCTCATTGTACCGACGGCTTAATTGATGCCATCATGGGGTCTACTGCTATTACAATATCAAATAACTACTTTAGCTATCATGACGATGTTATGCTTTTGGGACATGACGATAAATACTTGCCTGATTCAGGaattcaggttaaagattttgattttattatactGTAAAGAtagagattatgatatttctttAATTAGGATTTTTTGACAAGTACAGGTGACAATAGCGTTTAATCATTTCGGAGAAGGGTTAGTACAAAGAATGCCAAGAATTAGAAGAGGATATGTACATGTAGTGAACAACGATTTCACACATTGGCAAATGTATGCAATTGGTGGTAGTGCTAATCCTACTATTAACAGTCAAGGCAATCGCTATACTGCTCCTGATGACCCAAATTTGAAGGAGgtaaattcttttttctttgtttctcaTTCCTTCTTGAGGGTAGGGAAAGggttattttttaagttttatattttctttatttatgtaGTACTAAAGTGTTAGTTTAtactttatatgtatatatattgagtTTTATAATTAGTGTTGCATTCCTGGGATCATATATCCGTGAGTAAACCTTTTCACCTATGTCCGacaaatttcttttgtttttcagcAAGATGGATCATCTTGAGTAATGAATTTCTCATGATTAGATTTCTGTAGGACGACTATAAGTTTCATGGTGTAATTACGTAATTACTTTCTCATGATGTTTAATAAAGTATTAATCATCAACTCAGAACAGGGGCGATTCTAGAGTAGTAGGTGGAGGTTTTCGGGAACTCATTAACTTTTGTGCAgttcttgtatttatattgaaaatctattaaatatataagaattataagttggaatCAGAAATGAAGTGTGTTATTCATTTAGTAGGCAGACAAATCCATATTATAATGCGATTATGATTGTTACTCCATTAAAGTCCAAATTTGAAACTATAATTGACCATCAAACTTTAAGAGGCATAATTACGAAACAAAAACTTCTCTTGTCAGGGATGAAAAGCTCAAAAATGAATGTCCTTAACTTGACAATTCAAGCATcgagattttatttttcattgagCTTATTTGTGATACTAATCTCTTGTCAAACTTGAAAAACCACTCTAAGAACCTATGCTCTGTCGTTATGAACTCAGCATCAATGTGGGATGTTCATCTTGTTATTTCATggaaattatctattttttgggGGGTCTTACAACTTTGTTTTTTCAAGTTTTAACGAATTTAACAATAGCTTGGATATGGTCTCCAGGGCTTGTAAGAATATTGTGCATAATGCTTAAGCTGGGTGCACATTATGAGTTTGAATTTTgtcttaaataaaaatttactccTATTTAAATAGAGAGAATAGATTTGTGCCTTCGGAAATTTtgtgaggaattttttttttttttttttaaaaaagcttgAAAATGAAAATTGGGGGGTGGATTTTGGCGAAGTGGATATGATATACTAACA encodes the following:
- the LOC107863694 gene encoding probable pectate lyase 5 isoform X1, coding for MSSATYGILLFYLIAASFSPLITAHLNLTLPHQHPYPESVVQQVQRKVNESIERRQILETVRENKCPTGNPIDDCWQCDPNWDKNRQRLADCAIGFGQGAMGGKGGQIYIVSDSSDRDTVNPSPGTLRHAVVQEEPLWIVFAADMVIKLKHELIINNYKTIDGRGANVHITGSGCITLQYVSNVIIHNVHIYNCVPSGNTNIRSSPTHVGWRGKSDGDGISIFGSRNIWIDHCALSHCTDGLIDAIMGSTAITISNNYFSYHDDVMLLGHDDKYLPDSGIQVTIAFNHFGEGLVQRMPRIRRGYVHVVNNDFTHWQMYAIGGSANPTINSQGNRYTAPDDPNLKEVTKREDMDNGQWDEWNWRTDGDIMVNGAFFVPSGQGLSNQYAKAYNVDPKSALLVHQLTSNAGVLGGPRDNSMSMSKGGTTGASSSGNAESNSGDVNLFGMIFSGAGASAASLQSQTTTLTLLAFLIILTLYLTITNQDGQLSIPLLLLI
- the LOC107863694 gene encoding probable pectate lyase 12 isoform X2 yields the protein MSSATYGILLFYLIAASFSPLITAHLNLTLPHQHPYPESVVQQVQRKVNESIERRQILETVRENKCPTGNPIDDCWQCDPNWDKNRQRLADCAIGFGQGAMGGKGGQIYIVSDSSDRDTVNPSPGTLRHAVVQEEPLWIVFAADMVIKLKHELIINNYKTIDGRGANVHITGSGCITLQYVSNVIIHNVHIYNCVPSGNTNIRSSPTHVGWRGKSDGDGISIFGSRNIWIDHCALSHCTDGLIDAIMGSTAITISNNYFSYHDDVMLLGHDDKYLPDSGIQVTIAFNHFGEGLVQRMPRIRRGYVHVVNNDFTHWQMYAIGGSANPTINSQGNRYTAPDDPNLKEVTKREDMDNGQWDEWNWRTDGDIMVNGAFFVPSGQGLSNQYAKAYNVDPKSALLVHQLTSNAGVLGGPRLKTIMTTQEVGKESKPNSMRCEILGLWLANSPG
- the LOC107863694 gene encoding probable pectate lyase 12 isoform X3 yields the protein MSSATYGILLFYLIAASFSPLITAHLNLTLPHQHPYPESVVQQVQRKVNESIERRQILETVRENKCPTGNPIDDCWQCDPNWDKNRQRLADCAIGFGQGAMGGKGGQIYIVSDSSDRDTVNPSPGTLRHAVVQEEPLWIVFAADMVIKLKHELIINNYKTIDGRGANVHITGSGCITLQYVSNVIIHNVHIYNCVPSGNTNIRSSPTHVGWRGKSDGDGISIFGSRNIWIDHCALSHCTDGLIDAIMGSTAITISNNYFSYHDDVMLLGHDDKYLPDSGIQVTIAFNHFGEGLVQRMPRIRRGYVHVVNNDFTHWQMYAIGGSANPTINSQGNRYTAPDDPNLKEVTKREDMDNGQWDEWNWRTDGDIMVNGAFFVPSGQGLSNQYAKAYNVDPKSALLVHQLTSNAGVLGGPRAGQKGHMKTTAGLHASADFSFVLLRRAFQP